In Solanum pennellii chromosome 7, SPENNV200, the following are encoded in one genomic region:
- the LOC107025481 gene encoding protein DETOXIFICATION 29-like — translation MEEDYHNLPSFNSEDDMQSIDGLKTFFHEFYIESKKLWSLASPAISTSICQYSIAQITQLFAGHLGVLQLAAVSVENSVIAGLCYGALLGMGSALETLCGQAYGAKQLDMLGVYLQRSLIILNTAALALMFLYLFATQILLFIGQPMDIAKWAGKFSIWMIPQLFAYAMNFPIQKFLQAQSKMMVMAIIAAIALVGHTLLSWLFMMKMDLGLVAGAVVLNGSWWFMVLAQFVYILCGTCGEAWSGFTFKAFENLWGFVRLSLASGVMICLEYWYFMALIISAGYVKDAKIAVDAVSICTSIVGWTFMLCIGFNAAISVRVSNELGAGHPRTAKFSVLVVSITSLLIGTILTITLFVARSRYPPLFTKSFEVQQAVYELTPLLGTTIMLNGLQPTLSGVAIGAGWQIYVAYINIVSYYAFGIPLGLIFSFCLDMGVKGMWTGMLLGTTLQTIILILMISKTNWKKEASAAEERVKEWRGSK, via the exons ATGGAGGAAGATTACCACAATTTGCCTTCTTTTAATTCTGAGGATGATATGCAAAGTATTGATGGACTTAAAACTTTCTTCCATGAATTCTACATTGAATCAAAGAAGTTATGGAGTCTTGCTTCTCCAGCAATTTCAACTTCAATATGTCAATATTCAATTGCTCAAATCACACAACTCTTTGCTGGCCATCTTGGAGTCTTACAACTTGCTGCTGTTTCTGTAGAAAACTCTGTGATTGCTGGACTATGTTATGGTGCTTTG TTAGGTATGGGAAGTGCATTGGAAACACTTTGCGGACAAGCATATGGAGCCAAACAATTAGACATGTTAGGTGTCTATTTGCAAAGATCTTTGATTATACTCAACACAGCAGCATTAGCCTTAATGTTTCTCTACTTATTTGCAACTCAAATTCTACTATTCATTGGCCAGCCTATGGACATAGCAAAATGGGCTGGTAAATTTTCTATTTGGATGATACCTCAACTATTTGCCTATGCAATGAACTTTCCTATTCAAAAATTCCTTCAAGCCCAAAGCAAGATGATGGTTATGGCCATTATAGCCGCGATCGCGCTAGTTGGCCATACCTTGTTGAGTTGGTTGTTCATGATGAAAATGGATTTGGGGCTAGTGGCTGGAGCTGTAGTGCTAAATGGTTCATGGTGGTTCATGGTACTTGCCCAATTTGTTTACATTTTATGTGGGACTTGTGGTGAAGCTTGGTCTGGATTTACTTTCAAGGCATTTGAAAATCTTTGGGGATTTGTTAGGTTGTCTCTTGCATCTGGGGTCATGATCTG CTTAGAGTACTGGTACTTCATGGCTTTGATTATCTCTGCTGGATATGTGAAGGATGCAAAAATTGCTGTTGACGCAGTCTCCATATG CACCAGCATAGTTGGATGGACGTTCATGTTGTGCATCGGTTTTAATGCAGCAATAAG TGTAAGGGTGTCAAATGAATTAGGAGCAGGGCACCCCAGAACAGCAAAATTTTCAGTCCTTGTGGTATCAATTACTTCACTTTTAATTGGGACGATACTTACGATAACACTTTTTGTTGCTCGAAGTCGATATCCACCTTTGTTTACGAAAAGTTTTGAAGTTCAGCAAGCTGTGTATGAACTTACTCCTCTATTAGGAACTACAATCATGCTTAATGGTCTTCAACCTACTCTTTCAG GTGTGGCTATTGGAGCAGGTTGGCAAATATATGTAGCTTACATTAACATAGTAAGCTACTATGCATTTGGTATTCCTTTGGGCCTTATTTTTAGCTTTTGCCTCGACATGGGTGTTAAG